A stretch of DNA from uncultured Fusobacterium sp.:
CAAGAAAGAAGCTCCCACTTCAAAAGCTGAAAGCTTTAAGTGGGAGAGGTTCACTCTATTTTAGATATAGCATCTTCAACAGCCATTATAAATCCTTCTGAACTATAAGTTGCTCCTGCTACTGTATCTACTTTTGAAATATCTTGAGTTGCTTTTATTTGAGTTATAAGTTGTCCTATAGCTGGATCTGCTATTGCTGGAGTATCATCATGTGTATATTGTATATCTGATATTCTAACTTCCCCTTTAGAATTTTTCTTAGCAAGTATTGTTACAGTGATATCATCGTTAAATCCATCACCTACTCCTGTATACTCCTTAGGTCCATTAGCTTTCTCTACAAATATACAAGCTAATCCCACTACAATAAAAGCTATCACACAAATTTTTCTAATTTTTTCAATATCCACTTTCTCTTTCCTCCTATAATATAAATAAAACATACATTCTTTTCA
This window harbors:
- a CDS encoding FMN-binding protein, which encodes MDIEKIRKICVIAFIVVGLACIFVEKANGPKEYTGVGDGFNDDITVTILAKKNSKGEVRISDIQYTHDDTPAIADPAIGQLITQIKATQDISKVDTVAGATYSSEGFIMAVEDAISKIE